The window TTTGAATCTAACTTCGATAAGATTGTCCTAATTTCTTTATCAGCATTAGAAATTTGTTCGATGTAGTCAGCAGCATTATTTTGGAATTGATCTTTCTGATTCGGGTATTTTTCTGAAAGTTCATCCGCTATTTCCTGAACGATAACCTCTGCCCTTTTTGGTGACAACCATATATGTTGATCTCTCATTCCAGATTCAAACTGCCTTTCTGGATATTTTTCTGCTACACTTTTTTCAAGGTGAACAATGGTCATTTTAGGATTAATGTCTTTTGCCTTTGATAAAACATTTACCTTTTCAGTTGGAACACCTATGCCAAAATAAACATCTGCATCACTAAATTGTTGTAACTCTTTAGGTGACGGTGCATAGTTTGCTGGATTTTTTCCAGGCGGGATCATCACCACTACCTTAGCAAAATCACCTACCACTGCTTCCACCCAAGTTTTTTGCGGTACAATGGAAACTGCAATCATTGGCTTTTTATCTGTTTCCCCTCCTGATGTCTCATTAGAATCACTAAGGCCTTCTGAGCAGGAAGTTAATAGTGTGGTTAAAAAGAAGAATAAAAATGCCCCAAATATTTTTTTCATTTTCATTATCCTCCAAGCTAAATATTTTAAATAGAATTATTTATTCATAACTTTTAGTAAAGTTATTTCATGGAACATTAATCAAATTCGCCCGTCGAATTTGCGTTCGGATTTTTATCGAACTCGCTCGATAAACTATCTTTAATAAAATCCGTGACATCCGCCGGAGGCTTAACTTCATTCAACCGGGTTTTAACCCCCATTGAATCGAAGAACCATTTGCATTCATCCCCCACTTGTAAATGTGGAGGACTTCTGCTGAATGAAGGTAAATTACATTATTTCGTTCTTTACTAGAACCACGTTATTGTTAATCGTAATCATTACGATTAATGAATTATAAATACTCAATCAGTCTGTAGCCTCCTTACTATCTCATCAAAATATACGTACAGTTATTCAGTTTAATAGTGCACATAATAACCTTTGCACAAAAAAAGATAACATTTTTTTCATATAAACAAAATCAATATATCTTACTTAAAATAAAAATGAGGGATTACCCCTAATAGTGCCTGTCACGACCCGTTTTTTGTTGAACTTTGTCGAAGGATTATTAGATTTATCCGATATCGTGTTTCTTGTTTTCAATACAGAAAAGAGCCGTTCCACGTGTATAAAGTGTTGGTCACTGCATTTCTTCCTTAGTAAGAAGAGGTAAATAAAATTTATATATCTTTTAATCCTTCTTTAATAAATCTTTGAATTTCCATCTACACTTATCTTGTGTTTAAAGATCATTTAGGAGGATTTTTTATGGACGAAATTTCAATTATGTTTACGACTGAATCTTGGTATGTTTTATTACCTCTATTTATTGGTGTGCTTATAGGATTCATTTTTTGGATAAATAAACGAATCGTAGAGATGATCAGGAAATTGCTGAATTAATGCAGATTTATTTAGAAAATGAAGGCTATAACATAATAAAAGCAACAGATGGGATAGAAGGCTTTGAAATTCTTGAAGACCAACCCCAACCCGTCGATCTCATCATCTTAGATATTATGATGCCAAGAATGGATGGATTGGAGTTCTGCAAAAAGGCTCGGCAACATAGTCAGGTTCCAATCCTGATGGTGAGTGCTAAGGCTGGAGATATAGACAAGATTAATCGTACCAGCCCTCACAGATATTTTCAGCCATTCTTGGCCAGGTGTTACCGCCAGCATTGTCATAGGCATCAATTAACTTATTCAGTCCCGCTTTCCCAAAAAGTAGTTGGTGCGACAAGAAATCTACAGACACATCACCGATCCCCACCTCTGTCCAATCAATTAAGCCCATGACACGATTGTTTGTATCAATAAGGATATGACCTGGGTGCACATCTCCATACTTTACCCCAACTTGAGAAGGCCAATAGGTTTCATCTGCTAACCATGCTTGCCAGCGGTTCCATAAATTGGGGTTAACCTGATATTTTTCTTTCACACGTTCCATCCGCTGTTTCATAGAGGCTCTTATCTCACTTGAACTAAGAATTTCAACACCGATATTTTTGAATTCCTGTTGAGGAAGTGAGTGTAACTCTGCTTGTAGGCCATATTCACGAGTGCAGGCGGTAACCAATATTCTCCATCTTCTAGATTAGCGTCTTATGGTGAAAAAATTCAAATTATGTCATTAAAGGCTGCTTCTCTTTACTGACTTTTTTTAGGTATAAAATTTCGAACAAATTTGTATTTTTTCTGGTCATGGTATGCGTATAGATAGCCGAGCACACTGAAGACAATAGCACCAAGCAGGTTTACAAATAAATCCTTCATTGTATCAATAATACCAATATCAAGATACCCGTCATCAATAACGGTTTCAATCATATCTCCCGAATCGTTTTCACTTTCAATAACTGTGCGTTGAATATCCTCAATATGATAAACGATATTATTCTCATCACCAATACTTACACTGTTTATTTGCTGAACAATTCGGTCTTTCTGCATATCGAGATTCATCCAGCGGTCTGCGTAGTATTCAAGAAATTCCCACATAACACCAACGGTCATCGAAAAACTGAAAGTGACGATAGCAAGAAATAATGGACTCAAATTTATACCCTCAGCATTCTTATTTAACAGATAGACAAGTGAGAAACCGACACCAGCTGCTAAAAAGCCATTGAGTGTATGAAGTGCTGTATCCCAAATTTTGAAATAACCGTAAAAATCGCTCAGTTCTCCCAGAATAGTCGAACTAAAAATAAACGAGATGATAATCAGTTCCAACATGTTGGGAATTTCAATTTTAAACACTCGTTCCACAATTTGAGGGATAGCAAATAAAGCAAGCGTCAGAACAAGAAGAAAAGCATCCCCCCATCTTTGCATAGGTATCTGATTGATAAGCATAAAAACTGCAATTGCACGAAATATAACATACACGACAACAATCTTCTTGTTGGCTGTTGTCGTACTACTAGTAAAGAATCTTTTTATGATATTCATGAGTAACAACCTCCAATTAATTAGGATATTCAATTCTTGTTATTATAAACGTTAGTTACCCAAAGTACGCCCGTTTCTACAATTCTCCCACTCACAAAACATTGACCTTTTCATAAAGGGACTCTATAACTTTCACTGTACTTTTAAATACTAAGGAGGATTATTAAAAAATGACAGCTTCAATGAGACTTCGTTTCCCAACTTTGAACCAGTAATTGAATATGGTCAAAGACTCTGTTTGGATAAACAGAGTAAACGGGATAAGTCTGTCCTTTTTTAAAACCTTCATTTTAATACATTTATGTATTCTGAAGAAAGGCAGCAACTTTAGCCTTTCTTTAATTTTGTCTAATTTCCGACTCGCAAGTAGATTTATAGGGTGATAAACTACCTTATACTTCCTACTCTAGAAGGCTAGATTCTTATTCCCCTTTACTCTAAACTCACAGGCAGATTGTCTGTGAGTTTTTTTATTTCAATAACGTCGATGGAGGAATTTTATATGTGCATGTTACTTTTCTATTGATACGAGGTTTTGTTTATTTATCTCGTATCGGTGAGAATCGATACGCAAATTCTAGGAGGTATCGATAAAAATGGAAAATCATCATTGGAAACGAAAATTATTAGCAATATATACAGGTCAGTTCTTTTCATTACTGAGTAGTGCTGCCGTTCAATTTAGTATTATTTGGTGGTTAACGGATACAACAGGTGGCTCACCACTGGTGTTATCGCTAGCTGTTTGGCCGGTTTCTTGCCACAAGCATTGGTTGGCCCATTTGCAGGGACATTTACCGATCGTTATTCACGAAAAATGATAATGATTGTGGCAGATATGACAGTTGCTCTTTGAAGTTTATTGCTTTTTACATCCATATATTTTAGTGAACCGAGTATCGTATTTGTCTTAGTCGTTTTAGTCGTTCGTTCACTTACAACTGCCTTTCATATGCCAGCTATGCAAGCTTCTATCCCACAACTTGCACCGGAAGAACATCTTACAAAGGTTGCCGGATGGGAGCAGACGGTAAGCTCTATTTCAAATATTGCTGGACCAGCAGTGGGCCTGTCTTTACTAGCAGTGAGGTCACTTGAATGGGTATTGTTGTTAGATGTTTTCGGGGCTCTTACTGCAAGTGGTATTTTACTATTTATTCACATTCCAAAAGTACCAAGAACAGAAGAAAAGGGTTCTAGCAGCTTCATGACAGAAATGAAAGAAGGCTATGATGCAATTGTTATGCATCTAGTCCTATTGAAACTAACATTTGTCACGACGATTGTAGCCCTACTTTATTTAAAATTATTATTAGGTGAAATTCAGCCAACAAAAGGAAACGCACATCAGTTTGTCGAGTGCGGTTATGTTGAGCAACTTGAAGCTCCCTCTGCCAGTGAGGCGGATCCAGCATTGCTTGGAAAATTAGCTGTACCAAAGGATTCGGATCAGTTAAGCGGCGGGGAAGCAAACAAGGATGAAACTCGCCCAATTATTCACAAATTATTACGAAGCATTACTAATCGATGAACCGACCAATTTTTTAGATATCCATGCAATTGAAGCGTTAGAGCGATTTATCTCTGCCTATAAAGGAACAATCATATTTGTGTAACATGATAAGAATTTCATAAAGAATGTAGCAGATTTACAATTTAAAATTTCAGATAAAAAGTTCATTCAAAAGTGATTTAAAGTTATAATCAGTAAAACTAGTAAGATAATAATGTTCTTCTTCACGGAATACCTTAGTGGAGGAATCAATTGAGGCTTGGAGCTATTTCCAAGCCCTTTTCTTATTTATCTATTTGGCATTCAACTTCTATGCCCTCCAGCAAAATCACAATCAACTATACCATTCAATCTGTATTACTTAGGTTTTTTGTTATATCCATTATCATCGTAGGGTTGAATTTTCTCCAGCCATGCATTTTCTAATTGCTTCGGTGCCCATTTACGATCCGTATCTTCTGTTAACTCCTTTTGTTCGAGTACCTCATAGTGAAAAGCTTCAGCTCCAAGCTCATTCCACTCTTGCTGTAATGCCGCATTCGCAAAGCGATTCATATCAAGCTGTCCCCGCAATGTTAGCCATTTATTTTTTAAATTGGGACAACTGCCAATATAGACTTTTCCATTTACTGTATTCGTAATTTTATAGACACCCATATAGGTTTTAACTTGTTTATATTGTTCGAGTAATTGTTTTCGTTTATTTCGATCCATAAGAATGTTCCTTTCTATCTAATATAGCGTGCAATCATTCGTACTAATTGTACAGGAAAATGTTGTAAATTTGTCATGTCGAGAAAACGTTCAGCTCCATAAATATGTTGAATAATCTCCTTATCTTGTCCAATCGCAGCTGCTAAAAATGTAATGCCTTTTCGTTCATAATAAGTTATCGTATTTTGCATATCAGCTGTTGCTTTGTTTCCGGTGTAATCTGGCATTGCTTTTGGTTGGCCATCGCTAATACTAATAATTAGCTTTGTTTGCTGTGGACATGCGACTAATCGTTCACTAAGTACGCGAAGTGCCATACCGTCACGATTATTACTCCTCGCTTGGATATTCATCAAACGATAAGCATCTTCAGGTGATGATTGTTCAAAATCCGTATAGGCATAAATTGACATTTGCTCTAGCTTAGAAACGTCTGCTGTATCTCCGTAAATTAGTAATGGAATGTCTAGCAACCGACAAAATTCATAGACAGCCAATACTGCAAGTTTCGCAGCCTCTAACCTGCCAAATGCAGCCATAGAAGCCGATTCATCGACACGTAGTGCGACTACGAGTGAAGGAGCTTCAGTAGGTGGATTCTTTCGAGCAAAATATCTAAAATCTCGAAAAGCTACAGTATCTGCTTGGAATTTTGTACCGTAATATTTTCGCTTAGCATTGGTTATGGACTCCTCATGCTTCAATAATGGTGCTGTTTTTCGAGCAATTTCATGTACAATCGGTTTCACTTCTATCCTCAATTGTTCGTACTCTCTAATCTGGTCATTCGTATAATCTGGTCGATGCACAATTTGTTTGATATGCTGATGAATGGAGTCTGACACTGCTTGTCTCGCTTGTTGATTTAATTGCTTACGCAAAGCACGGCGAGCATCCACTGCTTTTTTCTCGCTTTCTGGATGATAGAAAGGCAGAGCGTTCTCTCCCATATCAGTGCTTTCCCTTATTGAGCCTTCTTCCGAAACATCTGTAGACTGTTGTTCACTATCTGCTGACTTTTTTAAAGAAATGGCATTGTCAGAAGGGATGTGTGGTTCGTCAGTCTTCCCATCAATCTCTCCTTCTGTTTTGATTTCAACACCATTTATTGCTGCTTTTTTACGACCGTCTCTACCTCCTCTAACTGCTCAAGCATGCCATGACCACATAATGCCTCTTCTAATAGGCGAATTTCTTCTTCATCAGTTGTCATTTTATAAATCACTTTATGATACATGGCATTCTTTGCAGGTATACCTGCTGCTACTGCATCAATCCAGTAAAGATAAGATCGCATCCCTG of the Bacillus tuaregi genome contains:
- a CDS encoding metal ABC transporter solute-binding protein, Zn/Mn family, whose amino-acid sequence is MKKIFGAFLFFFLTTLLTSCSEGLSDSNETSGGETDKKPMIAVSIVPQKTWVEAVVGDFAKVVVMIPPGKNPANYAPSPKELQQFSDADVYFGIGVPTEKVNVLSKAKDINPKMTIVHLEKSVAEKYPERQFESGMRDQHIWLSPKRAEVIVQEIADELSEKYPNQKDQFQNNAADYIEQISNADKEIRTILSKLDSKKFIVYHPAFGYFAEDYGLEMIAIEENGKEATPQRRKEIVNIAKKEGIRVIFYQAEIDSSQSKATAEEINGRTVQIVPLAPDYVENLKLMAQTFKEAQEL
- a CDS encoding MFS transporter, producing MLFTSIYFSEPSIVFVLVVLVVRSLTTAFHMPAMQASIPQLAPEEHLTKVAGWEQTVSSISNIAGPAVGLSLLAVRSLEWVLLLDVFGALTASGILLFIHIPKVPRTEEKGSSSFMTEMKEGYDAIVMHLVLLKLTFVTTIVALLYLKLLLGEIQPTKGNAHQFVECGYVEQLEAPSASEADPALLGKLAVPKDSDQLSGGEANKDETRPIIHKLLRSITNR
- a CDS encoding GIY-YIG nuclease family protein, whose product is MDRNKRKQLLEQYKQVKTYMGVYKITNTVNGKVYIGSCPNLKNKWLTLRGQLDMNRFANAALQQEWNELGAEAFHYEVLEQKELTEDTDRKWAPKQLENAWLEKIQPYDDNGYNKKPK
- a CDS encoding vWA domain-containing protein: MGENALPFYHPESEKKAVDARRALRKQLNQQARQAVSDSIHQHIKQIVHRPDYTNDQIREYEQLRIEVKPIVHEIARKTAPLLKHEESITNAKRKYYGTKFQADTVAFRDFRYFARKNPPTEAPSLVVALRVDESASMAAFGRLEAAKLAVLAVYEFCRLLDIPLLIYGDTADVSKLEQMSIYAYTDFEQSSPEDAYRLMNIQARSNNRDGMALRVLSERLVACPQQTKLIISISDGQPKAMPDYTGNKATADMQNTITYYERKGITFLAAAIGQDKEIIQHIYGAERFLDMTNLQHFPVQLVRMIARYIR
- a CDS encoding erythromycin resistance leader peptide, with protein sequence MTASMRLRFPTLNQ